The genomic DNA GTAGAAGGGCGTTGTATGTATTCTATTTACCGAAACGGAACAAATCTTTTAACGGAAGATTATCATATGTCGTTTAAGATTAGTACTACGGAACCCATAGAACGTTCGTGTGTATGGCGTACCCAGGTAGGAAAAGTTGTTTGTACTTCTTTGCCGGGGGAATGGACGGTTTCCAAAAGTGCCTTGGGAGGTTCTTGATTTCTGCAGTATTACTTATTTTTTAGAAGGAGCGGAATTGTAAAAATTCCGTGCTTTCTTTTTTTGCTGAAAAATACTACACTATTAAGGTAATTTTATAATTTCGTTTTAAGGAGAAAGCATGAAACAGGGTTTTACGCTTATTGAACTGATGGTAGTAGTGCTTATTATTGGTATTTTGTCCTCGGTGGCATTACCCCAATATCAAAAATCAGTGGAAAAAGCACGCGCGGCGGAAGCTCTTTCTACTTTGGGGAGTTTGTACCGACAATATGAATCTTGCCGTCTTGAACATCGCGATAAAAGACAGTGCGATCAAGCCGGGGATTTTAAGAATTTTACAATTCGCCCTCCGGGTACTAAAGTTGCCGATGAATGTTATGAAACAAAAGAATGGCGCTATTGCCCGCCTGGTCAATCTGATATTAGAGCCTATCGCATTTCTTCCGGTGGTATTAAAGGTGTTTTGACTATTTGGGGATATGGGTATGGCTCTTCAGGCAAGGATTGCTTGGGTACAATTACCTGTGACAATGAGGACGATGCTTCTTTCTGCAAAACTTTAGGGTTTACTGCCAAACAAACAGGCTGCTCCGGTTTTGTGAAACCTTAAAATTTTAAGGGACTGATTAAAAAAGGGAAACTTATAAAAAGTTTCCCTTTTTTGTTATACCTGCGGCTTATTTTTTTTATGTTCGAACTTTTTAAATTCCTGGATAATTCCGGCCGTCAGCACCGCCGTAATAATGGCAAATAGCACTAACCCCAAAGCCACGGTTACCCCTGTTATCAGGCGGCCTTCCAAGGTAATGGGGATTAAATCTCCGTAGCCAATTGTGGTAAAGGTTTCCAAAGACCACCACATGGCATCTATCATATTTCGAAAAACTTCCGGTTGTGCCGGGTGTTCTACCCGATAAATCATAAAGGCACTCCATACCCATAGCATAAGTACAAATGCACTGCAAACAGAAAGTTCCCCCTTCTTTTCCGCTACAACGGTATTCATCAGTTGGATAGCATTTGTGTAGCGCATCAGCATTAAAATACGAAAGACACGCATCAACCGTATGGCCCCATAACCGAAAATAAATAAAGGGGAAATGGCAAATAAATCTATTAACATAAGCGGAGTCAGCATATATTTTATGCGCCCGATTATGGGGCGGGAGAAATGTGGGTCTTCCGTGCAGACGATTAAGCGCAAGGCATATTCCAAACCAAAAACAAATGTCATCGCTAAGTCCAGATGATAAGCCCAGCGTTTTAACCAAGGGTGGATATCGGGCACGCTTTCTATCATATCAATCGGTACAGTTAATAAAATGAGGGTGATGATAAGGGCATTAACCCCCCATGTAACCTTGCTTGAATTATTAAATTGCAAGGTGTTGTAGAGATAATTTTTTAAGGTTTGATGCGCGTGTTGTTTGGGCATAAATATCCCCCCTACAGAAGTATAGGGAATGTGAAATGTTACGGGCCACCTTGTTTTTAGATTAGAAAAGGATATCCAAAGGAAAGCCGAAAGGCCTTGGAAATGTTACAATAGCCTTATGAACGAATTCATAGAAGCCGTTAAACTAATCAAACAAGCCGAATATGGGGTTGTTTTTACGGGGGCAGGTGTCAGCGTGGAAAGCGGCATCGCGCCGTTTACGGGCCAAGGAGGTCTGTGGAACCAATACGACCCAAAATTTATTGAAATCAATTTTTTCTACAGTAATCCCACCCAAAGTTGGGAAGAAATGAAAAAGATTTTCTTTACGGATATGGAAGAATCTTCCCCCAACAAAGCACACGAGGTTATTGCCAAATTGGAAAAGAAAAAAATGGTGCGCGGGGTGATTACACAAAATATAGACGGGCTTCACCAAAAAGCCGGCAGTAAAAATGTGCAAGAATTTCACGGTACGATTCATACCCTTTCCTGTACTTGTTGCGGGAAAAAATACGGACTAAAAGAGATAAATTTACAAACGGTTCCCCCCCGTTGTTCCTGCGGGGGCGTGCTAAAGCCGGATTTTGTTTTCTATGGGGAAGGTATCCCCGCAGGGGCCTATGAGAAATCTTTGGAAATGGCCCAAAACGCCGATGTGATGATTATTGTGGGTACGGCAGGGCAGGTAATGCCTGCTTGCAGTTTGCCCATAACAGCCAAGGAGTGGGGTGCCAAAATAATTGAGGTCAACCCGCAACCTTCCGCTTTTACGGATACAATTACCGATTATTACTTTGCCGAAAAAGCCGGTGAGTTTTTTGATAAGTTGGAAAAAGAAATGAAATTATGAAAAAACGGGCAGCCCGAAAGGCTGCCCGTACTGTTTAGAGGGGCGGTAGTCCAAATCGGTTTTCTCCCTTAGTTCCGGGAAAAAGCATTAAAATACCTATGATGAAGAGCCCTAAATAGGGAAGCAGTAAGAGAAGTAACCACCAGGCACTTGTGTTTTGGTCATGCAGGCGGCGCGCAGAAATCGCTAAAAAAAGCCCCAAGCCGACTAACAACATCAAAGGCGTTAGAATAAACAGCAACAACCAGCCCAAGCTTTGTTGGGCATCGGACGAAAGGTTGTCCCCAAAGGTTGCTATTCCCCCCGCAAATAATACAAAAAATAAAATATACCACAGGGGGATGGCCCAAATCGTATATAACCAAAATTCCTTACGGTTGCTTCTTCCTCTAAAATCGAGCAGGCGCTGAAGGGGGCCGGTTAAATAAGAAAGTGCTTTTTTTATCATTTCAATAACTCCGTTTCGTGGCGGACTTTCTCTTCCGTTTCGCGCATGGCTTGTAAAGTTAAGTCCAATAGTTTATCCAACTCCCAACCCAACATTTCGGCCCCTTGCCTGATAACCTCACGCGAGCAACCCGCCGCAAATTTTTTATCCTTAAATTTCTTTTTCAGGCTGGAAAGTTCCATGTCTTGCGTACTTTTAGACGGCCGCATACGTGCAGCCGCCCCGATAAGCCCTGTCAGTTCGTCGGTAGCGAAAAGGAGTTTTTCCATTTCGTGTTCGGGTTTTATGTCCGTCATAATGCCGTACGCATGGCAACAAATGGCACGTACCAGTTCGGGCTCGGCATTTATTTCGGCCAGTAATTCGGGGGCTTTTTGGCAGTGTTCTTGCGGGAACTGTTCAAAGTCCACATCGTGTAAAAGGCCGCAAACGGCCCAAAAGTCGGCCTGTTCTAAGTAGCCGAGGTTCCCTGCAAACCAACGCAAAACGGCCTCTACCGTCAGCGCATGGAGCAGATGAAACGGCTCCTTGTTATATTTTTGCAAGAGGGAAAGGGCTTGCTCCCGTGTAATAGTTGTTTTCATTTTTATATAAAAAGGCAAAAAAATACCGCC from Elusimicrobium sp. includes the following:
- a CDS encoding DUF805 domain-containing protein, whose product is MIKKALSYLTGPLQRLLDFRGRSNRKEFWLYTIWAIPLWYILFFVLFAGGIATFGDNLSSDAQQSLGWLLLFILTPLMLLVGLGLFLAISARRLHDQNTSAWWLLLLLLPYLGLFIIGILMLFPGTKGENRFGLPPL
- a CDS encoding hydrolase, whose translation is MKTTITREQALSLLQKYNKEPFHLLHALTVEAVLRWFAGNLGYLEQADFWAVCGLLHDVDFEQFPQEHCQKAPELLAEINAEPELVRAICCHAYGIMTDIKPEHEMEKLLFATDELTGLIGAAARMRPSKSTQDMELSSLKKKFKDKKFAAGCSREVIRQGAEMLGWELDKLLDLTLQAMRETEEKVRHETELLK
- a CDS encoding pilin produces the protein MKQGFTLIELMVVVLIIGILSSVALPQYQKSVEKARAAEALSTLGSLYRQYESCRLEHRDKRQCDQAGDFKNFTIRPPGTKVADECYETKEWRYCPPGQSDIRAYRISSGGIKGVLTIWGYGYGSSGKDCLGTITCDNEDDASFCKTLGFTAKQTGCSGFVKP
- a CDS encoding NAD-dependent deacylase → MNEFIEAVKLIKQAEYGVVFTGAGVSVESGIAPFTGQGGLWNQYDPKFIEINFFYSNPTQSWEEMKKIFFTDMEESSPNKAHEVIAKLEKKKMVRGVITQNIDGLHQKAGSKNVQEFHGTIHTLSCTCCGKKYGLKEINLQTVPPRCSCGGVLKPDFVFYGEGIPAGAYEKSLEMAQNADVMIIVGTAGQVMPACSLPITAKEWGAKIIEVNPQPSAFTDTITDYYFAEKAGEFFDKLEKEMKL
- a CDS encoding potassium channel family protein; its protein translation is MPKQHAHQTLKNYLYNTLQFNNSSKVTWGVNALIITLILLTVPIDMIESVPDIHPWLKRWAYHLDLAMTFVFGLEYALRLIVCTEDPHFSRPIIGRIKYMLTPLMLIDLFAISPLFIFGYGAIRLMRVFRILMLMRYTNAIQLMNTVVAEKKGELSVCSAFVLMLWVWSAFMIYRVEHPAQPEVFRNMIDAMWWSLETFTTIGYGDLIPITLEGRLITGVTVALGLVLFAIITAVLTAGIIQEFKKFEHKKNKPQV